The Corynebacterium jeddahense genome has a window encoding:
- a CDS encoding type IIL restriction-modification enzyme MmeI yields the protein MLRARERHPQRSLAEHYNPLSMDPILLKAHNNLDREVDKAFDVARKLTNERQRQELLFASYGELARGYVSSLSSKSKPPAGSFPVRVILIGPAAGCRTLSLATPGTMTVPDENTSLP from the coding sequence GTGCTGCGGGCACGCGAGCGGCACCCCCAGCGGTCACTCGCGGAGCACTACAACCCGTTATCGATGGACCCAATTCTGCTCAAGGCCCACAACAACTTGGACCGGGAAGTCGATAAGGCTTTCGATGTGGCACGCAAACTCACCAACGAGCGCCAGCGCCAGGAGCTACTGTTCGCCAGCTACGGGGAGTTGGCGAGGGGCTATGTCTCCTCGCTTTCATCAAAATCGAAACCACCAGCAGGGTCGTTCCCCGTGCGGGTGATTTTGATCGGTCCCGCTGCTGGGTGTAGAACCCTGTCGCTGGCAACGCCGGGAACTATGACTGTGCCCGACGAGAACACGTCACTGCCATAA
- the erm gene encoding 23S ribosomal RNA methyltransferase Erm encodes MSTYGYGRHEHGQNFLTDHKIINSIVDLVKQTSGPIIEIGPGSGALTHPISHLGRAITAVEVDAKLAAKLTKKTASASVEVVHDDFLNFPLPATPCVIVGNIPFHLTTAILRKLLHAPAWTAAVLLMQWEVARRRAGVGASTMMTAQWSPWFTFHLGSRVPRSAFRPQPNVDGGILVIRRVGDPKIPIEQRKAFQAMVHTVFTARGRGIGEILRRAGLFSSRSETQSWLRSRGIDPATLPPRLHTSDWIDLFQVTGSSSPRHRPISQSGSSQRPPQRKNRGRRR; translated from the coding sequence ATGTCTACATACGGATACGGCCGTCACGAACATGGCCAAAATTTTCTCACAGACCACAAGATCATCAACTCCATCGTCGATCTTGTAAAACAAACCTCCGGCCCCATCATTGAGATCGGGCCAGGAAGCGGTGCCCTCACTCACCCGATATCCCACTTGGGGAGGGCAATAACGGCAGTTGAGGTAGACGCAAAACTAGCTGCCAAACTCACAAAAAAGACCGCCTCGGCGTCGGTCGAAGTGGTCCATGATGATTTCCTCAACTTCCCGTTACCCGCCACTCCCTGCGTCATTGTGGGAAACATTCCCTTTCACCTCACCACTGCCATTCTTCGAAAGTTGTTGCATGCGCCGGCATGGACTGCCGCTGTACTCCTCATGCAGTGGGAAGTCGCTCGCCGCCGGGCCGGGGTAGGTGCAAGCACGATGATGACAGCTCAGTGGTCCCCATGGTTCACGTTTCACCTTGGTTCCCGAGTACCAAGGTCTGCTTTCCGGCCACAGCCAAACGTTGACGGGGGGATCTTAGTGATCCGCCGGGTGGGTGACCCGAAGATCCCGATAGAGCAACGCAAAGCCTTTCAGGCGATGGTGCACACCGTTTTCACCGCCCGGGGACGCGGGATAGGGGAAATTCTCCGAAGGGCAGGGTTGTTTTCATCACGTTCAGAGACACAATCATGGTTGCGCTCGCGAGGAATCGACCCCGCAACCCTACCTCCCAGATTGCACACCAGCGACTGGATCGATCTCTTCCAGGTGACTGGTTCCTCTTCACCGCGCCATCGGCCCATTTCACAATCGGGAAGTAGTCAACGCCCTCCTCAACGGAAGAATCGAGGCCGGCGGCGGTAA
- the merA gene encoding mercury(II) reductase: protein MPTKYDLAIIGSGGGAFAAAIRASTLGKSVVMIERGTLGGTCVNTGCVPSKALIAAAGARHVAVDAATRFPGIATTADPVDMPALIAGKQALVESLRGEKYADVADSYGWQVLRGDASFVGTPDAPVLDVAGSDGSVETIEAHHYLVATGSRPWAPPIDGLEETGYLTSTTAMELTEVPESLLVLGGGYVALEQAQLFARLGSQVTLLVRSRLASKEEPEVSKALQEVFADEGIRVVSRAVPTRVSRGTGGEAVVTAALSGGSQEFRADQVLVALGRRPVTDGLNLDAVGVNTGDSGEVVVSDRLQSSNPRVWAAGDVTGHPEFVYVAAHHGTLVAENAFADADRSVDYARLPRVTFTGPAIGAVGMTEKDVLAAGIRCDCRVLPLHHVPRALVNRDTRGFIKIVVNAETNEILGLTAVAKDAGELAAAGVHVLGRTVAEVANAWAPYLTMAEGIRIAAKAFTTDPSLLSCCA from the coding sequence ATGCCTACGAAGTACGATCTCGCCATCATCGGATCGGGAGGCGGCGCGTTCGCCGCTGCGATCCGCGCCAGCACGCTCGGGAAGTCGGTGGTGATGATCGAGCGCGGGACGCTCGGCGGCACCTGCGTGAACACGGGCTGCGTCCCGTCGAAGGCGCTCATTGCCGCGGCCGGCGCGCGGCACGTCGCGGTCGACGCCGCAACCCGGTTCCCAGGGATCGCGACGACGGCGGATCCCGTCGACATGCCCGCGCTGATCGCTGGGAAGCAAGCGTTAGTGGAGTCGCTGCGCGGCGAGAAGTACGCCGACGTCGCCGACTCCTACGGCTGGCAGGTCCTCCGTGGCGACGCCTCGTTCGTGGGCACCCCTGATGCGCCGGTTCTCGATGTTGCCGGATCCGACGGAAGCGTCGAGACCATCGAGGCCCACCACTACCTGGTCGCGACTGGTTCTCGCCCGTGGGCACCGCCGATCGACGGCCTGGAGGAGACCGGATACCTGACCTCGACCACGGCGATGGAGCTGACGGAGGTCCCCGAGTCGCTGCTGGTGCTCGGCGGCGGCTACGTCGCCCTGGAGCAGGCGCAGCTGTTCGCCCGCCTCGGCTCGCAGGTCACGCTGCTCGTGCGGTCCCGGCTCGCCTCGAAGGAGGAGCCGGAGGTGTCGAAGGCGCTCCAGGAGGTGTTCGCCGACGAGGGCATCCGCGTCGTCAGCCGCGCAGTGCCCACCCGGGTCTCCCGCGGCACGGGAGGCGAGGCCGTCGTGACCGCCGCCTTGTCCGGCGGCTCGCAGGAGTTCCGCGCCGACCAGGTCCTGGTCGCCCTCGGACGCCGTCCCGTCACCGATGGCCTGAACCTCGATGCGGTCGGGGTGAATACCGGAGACTCCGGCGAGGTGGTCGTCTCCGACCGGCTGCAGTCCTCGAACCCGCGGGTCTGGGCCGCGGGCGACGTGACCGGGCACCCCGAGTTCGTCTACGTCGCCGCCCACCACGGCACCCTCGTCGCCGAGAACGCGTTCGCCGACGCCGACCGGTCCGTCGACTACGCCCGCCTGCCGCGGGTGACGTTCACCGGGCCCGCGATCGGCGCGGTCGGGATGACCGAGAAGGACGTCCTCGCCGCGGGGATCCGCTGCGACTGCCGCGTCCTGCCCCTGCACCACGTGCCCCGCGCCTTGGTGAACCGCGACACCCGCGGGTTCATCAAGATCGTCGTGAACGCCGAGACGAACGAGATCCTCGGCCTGACCGCCGTCGCCAAGGACGCCGGGGAGCTCGCCGCCGCAGGCGTCCACGTGCTCGGCAGGACCGTCGCCGAGGTCGCCAACGCCTGGGCCCCCTACCTGACCATGGCCGAGGGCATCCGGATCGCCGCGAAGGCCTTCACCACCGACCCGTCGCTGCTGTCGTGCTGCGCATGA
- a CDS encoding heavy metal-responsive transcriptional regulator — MWIGELAERAGTTAKTLRFYEEQGLLPPTERTSSGYRDYAPETVARIDFIHRGQAAGLTLAQIRQILDIRDGGHAPCEHVRDLLDVRLAEIEQQIAQLSVLRDTIADLSQDAAHPDPETCSTDQVCRYL, encoded by the coding sequence ATGTGGATCGGAGAACTCGCCGAGAGGGCGGGCACTACCGCGAAGACCCTTCGCTTCTACGAGGAACAGGGCCTTCTGCCCCCGACCGAGCGCACGTCGTCCGGATACCGCGACTACGCGCCCGAGACGGTCGCTCGGATCGACTTCATCCACCGCGGCCAGGCCGCGGGCCTCACCCTCGCCCAGATCCGCCAGATCCTCGACATCCGCGACGGCGGCCATGCGCCCTGCGAGCACGTGCGCGACCTGCTTGACGTGCGCCTCGCTGAGATCGAGCAGCAGATCGCGCAGCTCTCCGTGCTGCGCGACACTATCGCGGACCTTAGCCAGGACGCCGCGCACCCGGATCCTGAAACGTGCAGCACCGATCAAGTGTGTAGGTACTTGTAG